A single genomic interval of Nonomuraea rubra harbors:
- a CDS encoding RNA polymerase sigma factor, protein MTDEVLVVRAQLGERAALAELVARWRVPVWTYVRRMLDAERADDVSQEIWLAVVRGLPRLREPGRFAPWLFTIARRSVTDRLRGQYAREPETLTAGEATAEDPVEAMVDRAGLISALARLPLLEREVLVLHYLEDLSVEDCAQVCQVPAGTVKSRLSRARRLLRAHLEEGDRS, encoded by the coding sequence ATGACCGATGAGGTGCTGGTGGTCCGCGCCCAGCTGGGCGAGCGGGCGGCACTGGCCGAGCTGGTGGCCCGCTGGCGGGTGCCGGTGTGGACGTACGTGCGGCGCATGCTGGACGCCGAGCGGGCCGACGACGTGAGCCAGGAGATCTGGCTGGCGGTGGTGCGCGGCCTGCCGCGGCTGCGGGAGCCGGGACGGTTCGCGCCCTGGCTGTTCACCATCGCGCGCCGCTCGGTCACCGACCGGCTGCGCGGCCAGTACGCCCGCGAGCCCGAGACGCTCACGGCCGGCGAGGCCACCGCCGAGGACCCGGTGGAGGCCATGGTGGATCGCGCCGGGCTGATCAGCGCCCTGGCGCGGCTGCCGCTCCTGGAGCGGGAGGTGCTCGTCCTGCACTACCTGGAGGACCTTTCGGTGGAGGACTGCGCGCAGGTCTGCCAGGTCCCGGCCGGGACGGTCAAGTCGCGGCTCAGCCGGGCCCGCCGGCTGCTGCGGGCGCATCTGGAGGAGGGAGACCGGTCATGA